The following coding sequences are from one Clostridioides difficile ATCC 9689 = DSM 1296 window:
- a CDS encoding HlyD family efflux transporter periplasmic adaptor subunit, with protein MKKVKYTRLVILGILIYLVFNILVMIISKNVNTLVLKNEKVDAKIHVKGSIEKDANDQSNYLSTYISKEDSNNFEKNQNVIIEYHEQKLDAKVYKIYENNNKIMVKLKISNQIVANQDTSVEEFDIIYNQMECLKIPKTSIKTKDNKRGVYVIDEQSQSVKFVILEGITYENESSVFVDYYKNDINGVTSVNLYDKIILRPNSINTNIRIK; from the coding sequence TTGAAAAAGGTAAAATATACCAGATTAGTGATACTTGGTATTCTTATATATTTAGTATTTAATATATTAGTAATGATAATTAGCAAAAATGTAAATACGTTGGTGTTAAAAAATGAAAAAGTTGATGCAAAGATTCATGTAAAAGGAAGTATAGAAAAAGATGCCAATGACCAGAGTAATTATCTATCTACATACATCAGTAAAGAAGATTCTAATAACTTTGAAAAAAATCAAAATGTAATAATTGAATATCATGAGCAAAAATTAGATGCAAAAGTTTACAAAATATATGAAAATAATAATAAAATAATGGTAAAATTAAAAATAAGTAACCAAATTGTTGCAAATCAGGATACAAGTGTCGAAGAATTTGATATAATATATAATCAGATGGAATGTTTAAAAATACCTAAAACTTCTATAAAAACAAAAGACAATAAACGTGGTGTATATGTAATTGATGAACAATCACAAAGTGTAAAATTTGTCATATTAGAAGGAATAACTTATGAGAATGAATCTTCTGTATTTGTGGATTATTATAAAAATGACATAAATGGAGTTACAAGTGTTAATCTATATGACAAAATAATTTTAAGACCTAACAGTATAAACACAAATATAAGGATAAAGTAG
- a CDS encoding PTS sugar transporter subunit IIC yields the protein MSEILLGTGLLLLVLCCFTIFSYKAPYGMKAMGALANAACATFLVEAFNLSLLGDVLGMEFFRSVGAANGSLGGVAAAILVPLALGVSPVYAVLIGLSCLDFSILSGFVAGYFVSFLIKFIEKKVPPGVDLVVVILLCAPLSRLIASNVDPLVNSTLLQIGQVLIEATNISPIIMGIILGGLITVVGTSPLSSMALTSIIGLTGLPMAIGALGAFGSAFMNSTLFAKLKLGSKKDIISVAIEPLTQSDIISANPIPIYSTNFFGGAFSGIIVALMGLVNMTPGTATPVAGFAIMFAYNPVQQVLITAGLCALFNVIAGFLGSKIFSTFKVLTAGEIRGTDVEEEIA from the coding sequence ATGTCAGAAATTTTATTAGGAACAGGTTTACTTTTATTGGTTCTATGTTGTTTCACAATTTTTAGTTACAAGGCCCCATATGGTATGAAGGCTATGGGAGCTCTAGCAAACGCTGCATGTGCTACTTTCTTAGTAGAGGCATTCAACCTTTCTTTACTTGGTGATGTTTTAGGTATGGAATTTTTTAGAAGTGTTGGAGCTGCTAATGGTAGTCTTGGTGGAGTTGCTGCTGCTATACTTGTGCCTTTAGCCTTAGGTGTATCTCCAGTTTATGCAGTTTTAATAGGATTATCTTGTTTAGATTTTTCTATATTATCTGGATTCGTTGCTGGATACTTTGTTTCTTTCTTAATTAAGTTTATAGAGAAAAAAGTGCCACCTGGAGTGGATTTAGTGGTTGTAATTCTTCTATGTGCACCACTATCTCGTCTTATAGCATCAAATGTAGACCCATTAGTTAATAGTACACTACTACAAATTGGACAAGTTTTGATAGAAGCTACCAACATTAGCCCTATAATAATGGGAATTATACTAGGAGGTCTAATAACAGTAGTTGGAACGTCTCCACTTAGTTCAATGGCTCTTACATCTATAATTGGTCTTACTGGTCTTCCTATGGCAATAGGAGCATTAGGTGCTTTTGGTTCAGCTTTTATGAACTCAACACTATTTGCAAAATTGAAATTAGGTTCTAAAAAAGATATTATATCTGTTGCTATTGAACCATTAACCCAATCAGACATAATTTCAGCTAATCCAATACCTATATATTCTACTAATTTCTTTGGAGGAGCCTTTTCTGGTATCATTGTAGCCTTGATGGGTCTTGTAAACATGACACCAGGTACAGCTACACCTGTGGCTGGTTTTGCTATAATGTTTGCTTATAATCCAGTTCAACAAGTTCTTATAACAGCTGGTTTATGTGCTTTATTCAATGTAATTGCAGGATTTTTAGGTTCAAAAATATTCAGTACCTTTAAAGTTCTTACTGCTGGTGAAATACGTGGTACTGATGTAGAAGAAGAAATTGCTTAA
- a CDS encoding ACT domain-containing protein yields the protein MKAILTVIGKDKPGIVAGISDELYKQNINIVDISQKILQDYFTMIMIVDLEKSLNSFEKTVEDLVERGKKLSVDVKIQREEIFNSMHNL from the coding sequence ATGAAAGCAATTTTAACAGTAATTGGAAAGGATAAACCAGGTATAGTGGCAGGAATTAGTGATGAATTATACAAGCAAAATATCAACATAGTAGATATATCACAAAAAATATTACAGGATTATTTTACTATGATTATGATAGTTGATTTAGAGAAATCATTAAATTCTTTTGAGAAAACGGTTGAGGACTTGGTTGAAAGAGGTAAGAAATTATCAGTGGATGTAAAAATTCAGCGAGAAGAAATATTTAATTCAATGCATAATCTGTAG
- the spoIVA gene encoding stage IV sporulation protein A, with the protein MNNNIYEDISKRTQGDIYIGVVGPVRTGKSTFIRKFMEKLVIPNIDNEFKKDRTRDEIPQSGSGKTIMTVEPKFVPADGVEIKIKDTVSLKVRMVDCVGYIVEGALGHEEGGKQRLVSTPWSQEAMTFEKAAEIGTKKVIKDHSTIGIVVLTDGSVTGIDRKSYVEPEERVIQELKNLKKPFAVVLNTLSPKSEETSMLRSELEEKYEVPVLPMNVVEMEEEDIEEVMEAVLYDFPLTEIRINLPKWVEGLERNHWIKSSIITTLKQSIIDIGKIRDIEGIIQGFSELEFLEDTGVDNVELGEGVINIDLQTKQDLFYNVLEEKSGFKIEGDYQLLSLITRLSKVKNEYDKIESALIDAKIKGYGVVAPSLEELSLEEPEIMKQGKQYGIKLKANAPSLHIIKADISTEVSPIVGNQNQGEEMIKYLMEVFEEQPADLWESNMFGKSLHDLVKEQLQSKLYTMPEEIRVKMQKTLQKIVNEGSSNIITILL; encoded by the coding sequence ATGAATAATAACATATACGAAGATATATCCAAAAGGACTCAGGGGGATATATATATTGGAGTAGTTGGACCTGTAAGAACAGGAAAATCAACTTTTATAAGAAAATTTATGGAAAAGTTGGTTATACCTAATATAGACAATGAATTTAAAAAGGATAGAACAAGAGATGAGATACCCCAAAGTGGTTCAGGTAAAACGATAATGACAGTAGAACCAAAATTTGTACCAGCAGATGGTGTAGAAATAAAAATAAAAGACACAGTATCTTTAAAAGTAAGAATGGTAGATTGTGTTGGATACATAGTTGAAGGAGCTTTAGGGCATGAGGAAGGTGGAAAACAAAGATTAGTATCCACTCCTTGGTCACAAGAAGCTATGACATTTGAAAAGGCAGCAGAGATAGGAACTAAAAAAGTTATAAAAGACCATTCTACAATAGGGATAGTTGTCTTGACAGATGGTTCAGTTACTGGAATTGACAGAAAAAGCTATGTAGAACCAGAAGAGAGAGTTATACAAGAATTGAAAAATCTTAAAAAACCATTTGCAGTGGTTTTAAATACGTTAAGTCCAAAAAGTGAGGAAACGAGTATGCTTAGAAGTGAATTGGAAGAAAAGTATGAAGTTCCAGTTCTTCCAATGAATGTGGTTGAAATGGAAGAAGAAGATATAGAGGAGGTTATGGAAGCTGTATTATATGATTTTCCACTTACAGAAATAAGAATCAACTTACCAAAATGGGTTGAAGGTCTTGAAAGAAATCATTGGATAAAAAGTAGCATAATAACAACATTAAAACAAAGTATTATAGATATAGGTAAAATAAGGGATATAGAAGGTATTATACAAGGATTTTCTGAGTTAGAGTTTTTGGAAGATACAGGTGTTGATAATGTAGAGCTAGGAGAAGGTGTTATAAATATTGATTTACAGACAAAGCAAGATTTATTCTATAATGTCCTTGAAGAAAAAAGTGGATTTAAAATTGAAGGAGATTATCAACTGCTTAGTCTGATAACTAGACTATCTAAAGTTAAAAATGAGTATGATAAAATAGAAAGTGCTTTAATAGATGCCAAGATAAAAGGATATGGAGTAGTAGCTCCTTCCTTAGAAGAACTTAGTCTGGAAGAACCAGAAATAATGAAACAAGGAAAACAATATGGTATCAAGTTAAAAGCCAATGCACCATCACTTCATATTATAAAAGCAGATATATCTACAGAGGTTTCTCCAATAGTTGGAAATCAAAATCAAGGTGAAGAGATGATAAAATATCTTATGGAAGTATTTGAAGAGCAACCAGCAGATTTATGGGAATCAAATATGTTTGGTAAATCACTACATGACTTAGTAAAAGAGCAATTACAAAGTAAATTATATACTATGCCAGAAGAGATAAGAGTTAAAATGCAAAAGACTTTACAAAAAATTGTAAATGAAGGAAGTTCTAATATTATAACTATTTTGTTATAA
- a CDS encoding MFS transporter, which yields MSVEVNKPSIWKNFKVLIILFVAGAFIYALPYLKNYYYDTFAQAFNLTNTQMGSLGSIYGLLAMVSYLFGGFLADRISARKLLSGSLIITGISGLVLTLYPPYIVVFLIHALWGITTILTFWPALVKAVRMLASENEQGKAFGFMESGRGITNAIHLSLVLILFGYISSKVSDKSGLTAIIVLYSAINVIVGVLVFFKLKDNEKEVSAKFDKEAFFAVIKMPHTWIITIIMFCSYSANMSFYYFTPYSTEAFGATVVFASAISILAQYCRPVASAASGLLGDKVGSSKIISYGFILMIAGLLGVIFTPTKSSMIYILLIGCVAIYVSMYAIQGLHYSLLEEGNYSLSISGTAIGIVATLGYLPEVLCPLAAGKILDAFPGVTGYRYYFIVLTIVAIIGLVFTFIWMNMTKERRKELIEMNNNSNENTTKVS from the coding sequence ATGTCAGTTGAAGTAAATAAACCAAGCATTTGGAAAAATTTCAAAGTCTTGATAATACTCTTTGTAGCAGGAGCATTTATATATGCTTTACCATATTTAAAGAATTATTATTATGATACTTTTGCACAAGCATTTAATCTTACAAATACACAAATGGGAAGCTTAGGAAGTATTTATGGTCTACTTGCAATGGTATCATACCTTTTTGGTGGTTTTTTAGCAGACCGTATTTCAGCCAGAAAATTGCTTTCAGGTTCTTTAATTATTACAGGAATATCTGGTCTTGTATTAACACTTTATCCTCCATATATTGTTGTGTTTTTAATCCATGCCTTATGGGGAATAACAACAATACTTACTTTTTGGCCAGCTCTTGTAAAAGCTGTTAGAATGTTAGCATCTGAAAATGAACAAGGAAAAGCTTTTGGATTTATGGAAAGTGGTCGTGGAATTACCAATGCAATTCATCTATCTCTAGTATTGATACTATTTGGGTATATTTCATCAAAAGTAAGTGATAAATCTGGTCTTACAGCTATTATAGTATTATACTCGGCAATAAATGTAATAGTTGGAGTATTAGTATTTTTCAAATTAAAGGATAATGAAAAAGAGGTATCAGCAAAATTTGATAAAGAAGCCTTTTTTGCAGTAATAAAAATGCCTCATACATGGATAATAACAATAATAATGTTTTGTTCATATTCAGCTAATATGTCATTTTATTATTTTACGCCTTATTCAACTGAAGCATTTGGAGCTACTGTGGTGTTTGCATCTGCAATCTCAATATTAGCTCAGTATTGTAGACCAGTAGCATCAGCTGCTTCTGGATTACTTGGAGATAAAGTTGGTTCATCAAAGATTATATCTTATGGATTTATACTTATGATTGCAGGTCTTTTAGGTGTAATATTTACACCAACAAAATCATCTATGATTTATATACTATTGATTGGATGTGTTGCAATATATGTATCTATGTATGCAATTCAAGGTTTACACTATTCGTTACTTGAAGAAGGTAATTATTCATTATCAATATCAGGAACTGCTATAGGAATAGTTGCTACATTAGGATATCTTCCAGAAGTACTTTGTCCTTTAGCAGCAGGGAAGATATTGGATGCATTTCCGGGTGTAACTGGATATAGGTACTACTTCATAGTTCTTACTATAGTAGCCATAATTGGATTGGTGTTTACATTTATATGGATGAACATGACAAAAGAAAGACGTAAAGAACTTATTGAGATGAATAATAATTCAAATGAAAATACTACTAAAGTCAGTTAA